One window from the genome of Salvia miltiorrhiza cultivar Shanhuang (shh) chromosome 7, IMPLAD_Smil_shh, whole genome shotgun sequence encodes:
- the LOC130995913 gene encoding probable RNA-dependent RNA polymerase 1 has product MRKTLHVSGFPKLIAAEEVRKFLEGHTCEGAIEALEVKPGKRGSRAYAKVQFTSKEDADKIIHLANIGLYYYLGNSRSYLKAFEQDTNFVNHRSFMHELDGLTLNFGCQVSKDRFSVLWRAADVSVKFGSSLNKMHLFVCEDLVEYRLQLSYENIWQIVLYNSSVQTERLLLIQLFGAPRIYKKLEYSVYSFYRETPDDQWVRTTDFTPSCIGQSSGLCLQLPRHVKLPDFKNNFMHYTVSEEPFQLVKGAPFCGNLPLVPIVQPPRGLELPYKLLFKVCSLVQTGCLPGMKLDTEFFQCLNPRRYAIRYIEHALDKLYYIKECCYDPVAWLREQYRKYQTFEELPKPTTIYLDDGLVYIHRVQVTPTRVYFAGPEVNMSNRVLRQFSAHIDNFLRVSFIDEEWDKMYSTDLSPKVATGVGNGRTKLYERVLSTLRNGITIGEKRFQFLAFSSSQLRENSLWMFAPVDGLTADDIRRWMGDFSSIRNVAKYAARLGQSFSSSTETLKVAQYEVERIPDVEVVRDGTTYIFSDGIGKISSDFARRVATKCGIRDGVPSAFQIRYGGYKGVVAVDPTSSMKLSLRKSMLKYQSDNTKLDVLSWSKYQPCFMNRQIITLLSTLGVRDHVFEKKQREAVAQLDDILVDPLKAQDALDLMSPGENTNILKEMLKCGYKPDEEPFLSMMLQTFRLAKLLDLRVKARIFVPQARQMMGCMDETGTLEYGQVFVQFSGTGSSGLYEGTKYTVTGKVAVAKNPCLHPGDVRVLRAVDVQELQHMVDCVVFPRKGKRPHPNECSGSDLDGDIYFVCWDPELIPPHQEPPMTYNPAPNTLLDHNVTIEEVEEYFTNYIVNDSLGIIANAHTAFADKERDGALSSPCLELAQLFSVAVDFPKTGIPAEIPPHLRVKEYPDFMDKPDKTTYTSERIIGKLYRQVKDIAPHAASLGSFTMEVAMRSYDTDMEVKGFREYIDEAFEFKTEYDYKLGNMMDYYGIKTEAEILSGAIMKTSKTFDRRKDADAIGASVRALRNEARSWFKKGSESRDAYAMASAWYHVTYDSSFWGCYNVGMKRRDHYISFPWCVYDKLVQIKRAKSARISSLNRHFRNMKLVRIKRAKSARISSLNRHFRNMNV; this is encoded by the exons ATGAGAAAGACACTTCATGTTTCTGGTTTCCCTAAACTGATTGCTGCTGAAGAAGTGAGAAAGTTCTTGGAGGGTCACACGTGCGAGGGAGCTATAGAGGCTCTAGAAGTAAAACCAGGCAAGAGGGGTTCGAGGGCTTATGCCAAAGTCCAATTTACCTCTAAAGAAGACGCCGACAAGATTATACATTTGGCCAACATTGGCCTCTACTATTATTTGGGAAACTCTCGCTCTTACTTGAAGGCCTTTGAACAGGACACCAACTTTGTAAATCATAGATCTTTTATGCATGAATTGGATGGCCTCACTTTGAATTTTGGGTGTCAGGTATCAAAAGATAGGTTTTCTGTGCTGTGGAGGGCTGCAGATGTCTCTGTTAAATTTGGATCTTCCCTCAACAAAATGCACTTGTTTGTGTGTGAGGATCTGGTTGAATACCGGCTGCAGCTGTCGTACGAGAATATATGGCAGATTGTGCTGTATAATTCCAGTGTCCAAACTGAAAGGCTTCTCCTTATACAG CTATTCGGAGCACCTCGGATATACAAGAAGCTCGAGTACTCAGTTTATAGCTTTTACAGGGAAACTCCGGATGATCAGTGGGTGAGAACCACAGATTTCACTCCCTCGTGTATCGGACAATCTTCTGGCCTGTGTCTCCAGCTTCCTCGCCACGTCAAACTCCCAGATTTCAAGAACAACTTCATGCACTACACTGTGAGCGAAGAGCCTTTCCAATTAGTGAAGGGAGCCCCGTTTTGTGGAAATCTGCCTCTGGTTCCGATTGTACAACCTCCGCGTGGCCTTGAGCTGCCTTACAAATTACTATTCAAGGTTTGCAGCTTGGTGCAGACCGGATGCCTTCCGGGAATGAAGCTAGACACAGAGTTTTTCCAGTGTCTCAATCCACGAAGATATGCTATCAGATACATAGAGCATGCTTTGGACAAGCTTTACTATATAAAGGAGTGCTGTTATGATCCTGTGGCATGGCTACGTGAGCAATACCGCAAGTACCAAACATTTGAGGAACTACCAAAGCCTACCACCATTTATTTGGATGACGGCTTGGTATATATTCACCGGGTTCAAGTTACCCCAACCAGAGTTTACTTTGCTGGTCCAGAGGTAAACATGTCAAACCGTGTGCTGCGCCAGTTTTCTGCCCACATTGACAATTTTCTTCGCGTTTCATTCATTGATGAGGAGTGGGATAAGATGTATTCCACTGATCTGTCTCCAAAGGTAGCCACTGGTGTTGGGAATGGAAGGACAAAGCTGTACGAGAGGGTGCTTTCAACTTTGAGGAATGGCATAACAATAGGGGAGAAGAGGTTTCAATTTCTTGCATTTTCCTCGAGTCAGTTGCGTGAAAATTCCCTCTGGATGTTTGCTCCAGTGGATGGCTTAACTGCTGATGATATAAGGCGGTGGATGGGCGACTTCAGTTCCATACGAAACGTGGCAAAGTATGCCGCGAGGCTTGGTCAGTCCTTTAGTTCGTCTACAGAGACGCTGAAAGTTGCTCAGTATGAGGTTGAAAGAATCCCTGATGTTGAGGTTGTAAGAGATGGAACCACATATATCTTTTCTGATGGGATTGGAAAGATATCATCTGATTTCGCTCGAAGGGTTGCTACTAAATGTGGAATTAGAGATGGTGTTCCATCTGCCTTTCAGATCAGGTATGGTGGCTACAAAGGTGTCGTTGCCGTCGATCCCACTTCATCAATGAAGCTGTCGCTGAGGAAGAGCATGCTCAAGTATCAATCAGACAACACGAAGCTAGATGTTCTATCATGGAGCAAGTATCAACCCTGTTTCATGAATCGCCAGATCATCACACTCTTGTCTACCCTTGGAGTGCGTGATCACGTCTTTGAGAAAAAGCAGAGGGAAGCAGTGGCTCAGCTCGATGACATCTTAGTCGATCCACTCAAAGCTCAAGATGCGCTGGACTTGATGTCTCCCGGGGAAAACACCAACATCCTGAAAGAAATGTTGAAATGCGGCTACAAGCCTGATGAAGAGCCGTTCCTCTCAATGATGCTGCAGACTTTCCGCCTAGCAAAGTTGCTCGATCTAAGGGTGAAGGCAAGGATATTCGTTCCACAAGCTCGCCAAATGATGGGATGTATGGACGAAACCGGCACCTTGGAATACGGACAGGTGTTTGTGCAATTTTCAGGCACTGGAAGCAGTGGGTTGTATGAGGGTACCAAGTACACCGTTACAGGAAAGGTGGCTGTGGCTAAGAACCCATGTCTGCACCCAGGCGACGTCCGTGTTCTCAGAGCTGTGGACGTGCAAGAGCTGCAGCACATGGTGGACTGTGTCGTCTTCCCACGAAAAGGAAAGAG ACCTCATCCAAATGAGTGCTCTGGGAGTGATTTGGATGGAGACATATACTTTGTGTGTTGGGACCCTGAGTTGATTCCCCCTCATCAAGAGCCTCCCATGACTTACAATCCTGCTCCAAACACACTACTAGATCACAATGTCACCATTgag GAAGTTGAAGAGTACTTTACCAACTACATTGTAAACGACAGTTTGGGAATCATTGCCAACGCACACACTGCCTTTGCTGACAAAGAGCGTGATGGGGCATTAAGCAGTCCATGTTTAGAGCTGGCCCAACTTTTCTCAGTAGCAGTCGACTTTCCCAAAACCGGAATTCCTGCTGAAATCCCTCCCCACCTACGTGTGAAAGAGTACCCTGATTTCATGGACAAACCCGACAAGACCACGTACACGTCGGAGAGGATCATCGGGAAGCTCTATCGGCAGGTGAAGGATATCGCCCCCCACGCAGCTTCTCTGGGGAGCTTCACCATGGAAGTAGCCATGAGATCATACGACACTGATATGGAAGTTAAGGGATTCAGGGAGTACATCGATGAAGCCTTCGAGTTTAAGACTGAGTATGATTACAAGCTGGGGAACATGATGGACTACTATGGCATCAAGACCGAGGCCGAGATACTGAGCGGCGCTATCATGAAGACGTCAAAGACTTTTGATCGGAGGAAGGATGCGGATGCGATTGGTGCATCTGTGAGGGCCCTTAGGAACGAAGCTAGGTCGTGGTTCAAGAAAGGAAGCGAATCAAGGGATGCCTACGCCATGGCTTCGGCTTGGTATCATGTTACTTATGATTCTTCTTTCTGGGGGTGCTACAATGTGGGGATGAAAAGGAGGGATCATTACATCAGTTTTCCATGGTGTGTTTACGACAAGCTTGTCCAAATCAAGAGGGCTAAATCTGCAAGGATATCCTCACTTAATAGGCACTTCAGAAATATGAAGCTTGTCCGAATCAAGAGGGCTAAATCTGCAAGGATATCCTCACTTAATAGGCACTTCAGAAATATGAATGTTTAG